Part of the Capricornis sumatraensis isolate serow.1 chromosome 9, serow.2, whole genome shotgun sequence genome, GCCACTTTCATGCTCACACAGGCATGGTTCTCAGatcctgtttctccatctctgcaCCCACGGGTCCCCTGCCCAGAGGCACACATGTGCACCACACCTGGCAACATACACATTCATCCAGTCCCCACTTCTCCCTCCCTGGCTCTGGGCCCCGGGGATCTGGGCCAGGCTGGTGGGCTGGAGTTTCTGCCTGGACCGTCCCTCTTCCGCGCCCCCACCTGACGGCCGCCAGCCAGGtgccccggcccggcccccgcCTGGTCGACGGGGAGGGGGCGGTAATTACGCGGCCCCGGGGTCTCTCCCTCTCCACGTGCCTTTCATCCCGGCCACGCCCGACCGGAGCCCAGACGCTCATTACCGCCTCCCGCCCGGTCATTAGCCGGGGTCGGGGGAGGACCCGGCGTCCGGCAGGCCCGACCCAGCGGGGAGGCCTGGGGCTTCGGTGCGGGAGTGCAGCGGCCACGCCCCCGTCTCCGTGGCAAGGCAAGTGGGTGAGGTGCCCTGCCCCGAGGAAGCCGGGTGGTCTTCGCCGGGCCTGTGGAGGGGCGTCTTGTGAGTGCGCAGAAGTAGACCTTCGGCCTAATCCCAGTCCCGCCGGGCAGGCGGCAAGCCGCGCATCTCGGCCACGAATAGCAGCTTCGCCCCCGCCCAAGGCTATTTTAATCCCCCTCTCCCCGACCACCCCAAGCGCTCGGGcggaggagtggggtgggggcgcTGAGGGCGGGACGGGAACCCGCCCCCCCAACGCCAGTGCTCGTGGCAGTCGTCTGGACCGCGAGGCGGGCCCGGGAGCCCCGGGCCAGGCTGACTGCGAGGCCGCAGCGCCCCCTTGTGTCCTCGGGGAGAACGTGGAGCAGGGCCGAGGCAGGGAGGAAGGTGGTCCTAGCCCCCTGCGACCACCCTTCCCACCCCGCCGCTCACGGGGACAAGCAGTCCTTGTTACACACTGAGTCACAGGGACACGCGGGTACGGATACAGGTATCACACCTGAGACGCATGCACACACTTCCCACACTGTGCCCGGGGCAGGCGCACCTGAGGACAGGTATCCACAGGTATAGGTCCACACTGCGATGGGAACCCAAGACAGTCGTGGGTACTTACTCAGCCCTGTACCAAGCAACAGCCTCGTAGTAAGTACACGCTGAATAACTGCTGGTGGAAAAATGAATGAACCAAGGTACTTCATAAAACCAAGAGAAGGCAGATTAGGACAGaagagtgggggcgggggggcaaaGAGTGATGAGGGTCCCCTGTGACTCCAGGGCCCCCGTCGCCTTGGCTGAGGCCAGGAGCCGCCGACCTGACTTTGCTGGAGGAGCAGATCAGAACGCCGGTGGAGGTGGGGATTACTCTCCGGCTGGGCATGCCTGGCCGGCCCTCCGGCCCCACCTTGGGCGCGGCAGGAGGGGGAGCTGAGCGATGAGTCCCTCTGCTCCTTTTAATAACCTCCCTGCGTGAGTGGCTGACGCagcagctcctgctgctgctgacaGTTGTATGGTGGGGGCTGTGGTGTGGGGGACGAGGTGCAGAGAGACGGCTGCCAGGAGTCATGAACTACTGCCTGAGCCTGGGAGGTGTCCCAGCGACCTTGTCACAGGAGACAGTGTCCATGCCCCCGGCCCTACTGCGTCAGCTAGACCCACCTGAGTGTGGGACCAAGTGTGGGGCTTGAGGAGGACTGGAGCTTGCCTGGTATGTGTGTGAGGTCTCTCCTCTCagattccctttttttttttttaacctcaatgCGGGGcatatacatcatgagaaacgctggactggaagaaacacgagctggaatcacgattgccgggagaaatatcaataacctcagatatgcagatgacaccacccttatgacagaaagtgaagaggaactaaagagcctcttgatgaaagtgaaagagaagagcgaaaaagttggcttaaagctcaccattcaggaaacgaagatcatggcatccggtcccatcacttcatgggaaatagatggggaaacagtggaaacagtgtcagactttatttttgggggctccaaaatcactgcagatggtgactgcagctatgaaattaaaagacacttactccttggaagaaaagttatgaccaacctagatagtatattcaaaagcagagacattactttgctaaggtccgtatagtcaaggctatggtttttcctgtggtcatgtatgtatgtgagagttggactgtgaagagggctgagcaccaaagaattgatgcttttgaactgtggtgttggagaagactcttgagagtccgttggactgcaaggagattcaaccagtccattctgaaggagatcagccctgggatttctttggagggaatgatgctggagctgaaactccaatactttggccacctcatgcagagttgactcactggaaaagactctgatgctggcagagatcgggggcaggaagagaaggggacgaccgaggatgagatggctggatggcatcaccgactcaatggacgtgagtctgagtgaactccgggagttggtgatgaacagggaggcctggcgtgctgcgattcatggggtcgcaaagagtcggacacaactgagcgactgaactgaactgaactgggatcctagttctcagaccagggattgaacctgcactcctTGCATAAGAAGtggggagtcctaaccactggaccagcagggaagtccctcaaatccTTCTAACTTTTAGAGGCAGAATGTCTGCCTTTGAAGACCGTCTGGAGCCCAGGAGTATTACCTTGGGCCTCTGGTCTGGGGAGGCAGGGGTCTGCACTAGCTTCTTGCACCCCATGGAAGGGTCCAGGGCCACATAAGGTAGTGTGTGCCAAGGCCTGGGCAGGGGGAAAGGGGTGACCACAAGAGGAGAAACTGGGAACAGGCTTAGGGGTGAATATTTCTGCAATAGCAGAGGTCTCGCGACCCCCAGACAGGATAAAGATTCATGGGGAGGAGCCAAGTGGCACGCCCCTGGCACGGGCAGTGAGTGGGTTCTAGGTGTGCAAAACAGTGTGCCTTGAGGAGAGGGTAGGGGACTAGAGCACACAGTGAAGTTGAGGGCTGAGCTGAATGTTGCGGTGCAGTGGAGACTCCAGGGCTGAGCACAGAGCCCAGCTCTGTGGGTTTGAGAGCCCAAGTTAAGGTCAGCCTGCAATCTAGAGCTGGGATGCACAAAAATGTCTGGCCGGCTGACTGTGGGGTATGGGTGCCATCTACCAGACCTGGTGAAGTCAGGGTTGGGGTGGGAATTAGGTGTGGATGCAGTCTGGAATTTGTAAGGAAACAAAGTTGGGAAGCAGGAAGAATTGGGGTCGtggagaatactggagtccaCATAAATGGAGTTGTCTCAGTGTTAGGATTTGGGCGGGATTTGGGGCTGACCACATGAAGTGGTGTATTCAGGAGAGTTGAGGTTCTAGGAGTTCTGGGTTGTCCGTTAGGTTGGCAAGTTTATAAGGACTGATGCCGGGGTTCAGATTAAGGTGGGGTGTCTGAGAACTGGATCTCAGCTGATTCTGGGGACCTAAGTGAGGttgcggaaaaggcaatggcaccccactccagtactcttgcctggaaaatcccatggacggaggagcctggtaggctgcagtccatggggtcgctaagagtcggacacgactgagcgacttcactttcacttttctctttcatgcattgagaaggaaatggcagcccactccagtgttcttgcctggagaatcccagagacggcggagcctggtggactgccgtctatggggtcgcacagagtaggacacgactgaagcgacttagcagtagcagcagcaagtaaGGTTGGTTAGTCGGTAATTGCTGGAGCACCGCAAAACTAGGGGTTTCAGCCACCCCCAGAAGGTTCCCAGGAAATGCTCTAGCAGCATCCGCCAGAGCCCCTTTGTTCTCGCCACAGGCCAGGGGGCGGGCATGCGGAAGTAGGTCCCCTCCGCCCCGCCGCGagcctgccccgccccccactcACGGGCTGGGGGCTGCGGACCCGGCGCGTCTCTGTGCCCAGCGCCCACGCGCGGGAGGGGGCGGGACCGCTACAGGCCCGGCCCCCCAGTCATGAATATAAGGCACAGCCACGGTCTCCAGGGCCTGGGATTGGCCGGTGCAGCGCGGGGAGGACAGCTCAGGGGCGGGGCCTAAGGGCGAAGTATATAAGGCCAGGAGCACAGCGCCCCCCTCCTCACTCGCGCGTTAGGAGGCTCGGGTCGTTTTGCTGTTCTGTCTTCCCGCCTGCGCCAGGGACCTGCCCAACTCAGTGGTGAGGGCCCTGGCGGCACCGGCTCCACGGGCCCGGGGCGGCGGGCGGCCTGCGGCTAGCTGGACGAGGCGGGGCGGCGGCGGCACGCCCTTGGGCGGGAGCGGTGCCAGGGCGGGCACCCCCTGGTGGGTGGAGGCGGGTGGAATCTGCCCCGCCAGCGGCGAGGGGCAACGTAGACCGGGTAGAGTCGTGGCCGGACGGCATTCCCTGTGGGCCAGGCCTGCCGCGAGCGTGACATCTCCGTAAAATGGCGGCCGCGAGCGGAGACAGTGCCTATTGAAATGGCGGGAGCGCCGATGCCCGGATGGAGTGGCGCAGGCCGCGCGCGGGGGCGCATGCGCATGTTGGGCGTGGCCGGGCCAGGGCTCCTCCCCGCTTTCTTATTGGCGTTCTGCGAGGGCAACACAGCCCCGGTGCTACCCACGGCTTAAGTTTGGGTCCTGGTTTCGCGGCTGCAGGTCGCCTTCTGGCCTGTTACTGGCCCCTCAGCGGAAGCCTGTGTCCCATAAAGGGTCAATCTAAGCACCGCCCCACAATCCCGCCCTACGTTGGCATCCCAGCACAGGCCCCCCGCGCCCCCTGCCACTCCCTGCACAGTACCCTCCAGTGGACCGAGCACTCTGCCATGATGTTCTGGTTAGGACTTAATCCTCCGATGTTTGCAAAGTGCGGAAGCCAGGGTGCACTCAGCCCATGGCAATGGTGGTCGATGCCCTCTTTAAGGGTCCAGTGTTAGACCTGTGAGACTGTCACCAGGCTGGAGTTTTGGGGTCCCATGGTCAAGTAGCACTGAGGAGCGCGGCAGACCCGCGGTGTGTACCAAGGTCTCGGAGCTCCCGAGTATTGACTGAGAGGGGTGGACTTGGCCCACGCACAGAGTAGAGACAAGGGGCCCGAAGTGATAAAGGAATTAAGGGCTTGTTTGAGATGAAGTATTGGGTGTGCGCTTGGGACGGTTAAAGGGCAGCAAAATAATTTCTCACTGTTTCTCCCGTGAGCATATGTTACTTGTATAAAGTAAAATAGGGAGGGGTGAGTTTGGAAGCCCCTGCAAGGACCTGAGTATTTCAATGGTGTTTGCCTCAGGCCACCATGGCATCAGATGAGGGCAAGCTTTTCGTCGGAGGGCTGAGTTTTGACACCAATGAGCAGTCACTGGAGCAGGTCTTCTCAAAGTATGGACAGATATCTGAAGGTGAGACTGGTGCCAGAGGAGGTGGCTAAGCAGGGCTGCATACAGGGAGGGCGGGGTCCTGACCTTAGACCTCTCTACTGCACAGTGGTGGTCGTGAAAGACAGGGAGACCCAGCGATCCAGGGGCTTTGGGTTTGTCACCTTTGAAAACATCGACGATGCCAAGGACGCCATGATGGCTATGAATGGGAAGGTGAGGGGTGGCCACTTTGGGGTCCGGAGGGTCTGGGCTGCAGACCTAGGGCTGGAGGTGCAGAGGCTTACCGTGTTCACTCTTGGTCTCCAGTCTGTGGATGGGCGGCAGATCCGGGTGGACCAGGCAGGCAAGTCATCTGATAACCGATCCCGTGGATACCGAGGTGGTTCTGCTGGAGGCCGGGGCTTCTTCCgtgggggccggggccggggccgtgGTTTCTCCAGAGGTGAGTGCCACCTGCGGGGATGAGGTGGGGGGCATTGCTGCAGGAGCTCACACTTTTCCTCCTGTGCCCTCTGTAGGAGGTGGGGACCGCGGCTATGGGGGGAGCAGGTTCGAGTCCAGGAGTGGGGGCTATGGAGGCTCCAGAGACTACTACAGCAGGTGGGGGCAGCTGTCCTGCAGAGGGTGGGGGCTGGTGGAAACCCCCTGAGGTGTCCTTCATGCCCATCTATGTCCTTCCGGCAGCCGGAGTCAGGGTGGCGGGTACGACCGGAGCTCTGGCGGGTCCTACAGAGATAGCTACGACAGTTATGGTAAGTGGTGCTCCATGGGCTGGTGGTGGGAGTTCAGTGCGCCTCGGTGCGCTCTGCCATTCTCAATCAGAGCTGGTTATTCTGCTGACCCTATAAGGGACAAGACTGCCCTCTCGGGTCTCCGTGCCACTTCTGaccaaggagaaaagggagatCCAGGGCCTCCGAGCAGAGTGGGCAGGCAGCGTCCGTGCGTGTGGGCCACTGCCACCCTCGGCTGTGGGGGGGTTGgttgctcctgaggctgcaggGCTGGGCCCCCAGGGCCGGGCCAGGCGTGGACTGCTGCCTCTTGCCATCTGCTTCCGCGCCTTTACACTGTGCCTGCTTCTTGTTCTCAGCTACACACAACGAGTAAAAATCCTTCCTGCTCGAGATCGTCCTTCCAATGGCTGTGTGTTTAAGGATTTGGGGAGCGCCGCTGCATCGTTAGTGTGTAGTGACCACGCCTCCTTGTGCCCACTTCTGTAGTCTTGTTGGTTCTGATCTTGTCAAACACAGCCTGACTGCTTCTGACCCCCAGATGGCCTCACTGCTGCCCTTTGCTTTTTAAGGAAGTGCATTCTGTTTTTAAgggtttttaaatcattttgaaaCGCACTTCCGGTTTTACTTTTAACCTTTTTACCACTAGCCAAgagattttttagaaaataactgGGGGTTgtgagggttttgtttttgtttttggttgtgtTGCTATTTTCGTTTCTTTTCAGCGGGGTCAACCCCGTGAGGTTGCTCTTTTTTTGAGGTTGAACGATCGAACTCTGGATCGCTCTCTTTGTCGGAAGCTGAGCAAGCTGTGGCTTTTTTCCAACTTGGTGTAACATTTCTGAGTGTAGCATGGTCAGactgtgcaggaggcagtggAGGTGCCCGGGCTGCCTGCCTGTCCTGGGCGACCCACAGTCCCCAAGAGGTTCTTGACAATGTGTGTTTATATTGTCCTTTTTTACCGGAAGTCATACACATATGCCATCACTGTTGTATTTGAAGTGGTTGAGGAATCCTTGTATGCCGTTTTCTTTGGCTTCACGAAGCTGATTAAAAGACTGTCTGAATGAACCTCGCTTTGAGCATCTCCCTTTGATCGCACCACACGCGTCCTGCTGCCAGCTTGAGGCAGGCAGAGTAGAGCAGAGCTGGCAGCTAGAGGACTAGGGCTGCCATCCTGCCTGCAGCTCCTAGAGGAGGAAGGTAGAGCCAATGATGCTGGCTGGGCCCCTGTGACCACTGACTGCCCCCACTCAGTTAGGCGAGCAGGTGGGTGACGGGAGTGGGCTCTCGGACTGCAGGGCAGCCCCGGGATTCTTCTGGCCATGGCAGCTGGAGGGC contains:
- the CIRBP gene encoding cold-inducible RNA-binding protein isoform X1, giving the protein MASDEGKLFVGGLSFDTNEQSLEQVFSKYGQISEVVVVKDRETQRSRGFGFVTFENIDDAKDAMMAMNGKSVDGRQIRVDQAGKSSDNRSRGYRGGSAGGRGFFRGGRGRGRGFSRGGGDRGYGGSRFESRSGGYGGSRDYYSSRSQGGGYDRSSGGSYRDSYDSYGKWCSMGWWWEFSAPRCALPFSIRAGYSADPIRDKTALSGLRATSDQGEKGDPGPPSRVGRQRPCVWATATLGCGGVGCS
- the CIRBP gene encoding cold-inducible RNA-binding protein isoform X2 codes for the protein MASDEGKLFVGGLSFDTNEQSLEQVFSKYGQISEVVVVKDRETQRSRGFGFVTFENIDDAKDAMMAMNGKSVDGRQIRVDQAGKSSDNRSRGYRGGSAGGRGFFRGGRGRGRGFSRGGGDRGYGGSRFESRSGGYGGSRDYYSSRSQGGGYDRSSGGSYRDSYDSYATHNE